One Osmerus mordax isolate fOsmMor3 chromosome 26, fOsmMor3.pri, whole genome shotgun sequence DNA segment encodes these proteins:
- the anapc4 gene encoding anaphase-promoting complex subunit 4 has translation MPAFRQVGEKQLPNPVLCMAWSPKRDLIALANTTGELLLHRLANFHRVWCLSPNENTGKEITALAWRPDGKILAFSLGDTKRVVLCDAEKAEILHLFRVENPISCMHWMEVLEENSVLSSFYSSEDESKLFLPKLPTLPKSYSTTSKIFSEERSDEIMNLLGEVRLNILVLGGGSGVVELYAYGMYKIATLSGVLGTSRSLCLSSDLKSLSVITEVKSPDNRLEICFIQLDTALLSDCLPEVTRMARKFTHISSLLQYLCLSLTCMCEAWEDILMQMDARLTKFVQEKNTSTQVQDEFLELLLWGQSSPELQALLMNQLTVKGLKKLGHSIESSYTSIQKLVISHLQSGSEALLYHLSEVKGMSLWKQKFQPLGLDSAAIEDAITAVGSFILKANELLQVIDKSMKNFKAFFRWLYVAMLRMSEDHVPPELNKMTQKDIAFVADFLSEHFSENEELFDRKGKYFNVERVGQYLKDEDEDLVSPPNTQGNQWLKFLQESTHLKESPLLFPTYPQKSLHFVKRMMEAVIELCLQKPAEVIGRSVKQAACVSLYSIPESSENTPRLFELPSLWNDRKSNMHTVVFCMPEVSPCKLFLLRKPTDPHRSVSNSLMAIDLSGVFISSVDAAQPGVHTGRVYSCRDARFYDDETLTVVLGACEEEEGSGRVLAQLPLGPALRRQEDFSWDLSLRLDQQSAAIPAQGLVVESQWRGLDSMTAHYVAVNGIRKVACVVSANLRHVRVFEMDVEDEEDEDRGESTNTSVDQVGLDDSLASQGGAGAQVGAGGQEGGVGGNEESQLEAGEALEIS, from the exons GCCTGCGTTTCGTCAAGTGGGAGAGAAGCAGCTTCCAAACCCCGTGCTTTGCATGGCATGGTCTCCCAAAAGGGACCTAATTGCCCTCGCGAACACCACCGGAGAG CTGCTGTTGCATCGTCTGGCCAACTTCCATCGCGTTTGGTGCTTGTCACCCAATGAGAACACAGGGAAAGAGATTACCGCGCTAGCTTGGAGACCAGACGGCAAAA TCTTAGCGTTTAGCCTCGGGGACACCAAGCGGGTGGTGCTATGTGATGCGGAAAAGGCGGAGATCCTGCATCTCTTCCGTGTGGAGAACCCCATCTCCTGCATGCATTGGATGGAGGTTCTGGAGGAaaacag TGTCCTCAGTTCATTCTACAGCTCTGAGGATGAGTCCAAACTCTTTCTTCCCAAACTGCCAACACTTCCTAAAAG ctaCAGTACCACATCAAAGATATTCAG CGAGGAGAGATCAGATGAGATCATGAACCTCTTAGGAGAAGTCAG ACTGAACATCCTGGTTCTTGGAGGAGGTTCTGGCGTTGTGGAGTTGTATGCCTATGGGATGTACAAAATCGCTACTCTGTCTGGG GTTCTGGGGACCAGTCGCAGCCTGTGCCTCTCCAGTGACCTCAAGTCCCTGTCTGTGATCACAGAGGTCAAGTCTCCTGACAACCGCCTGGAGATCTGCTTCATCCAG ctggaCACGGCTCTGCTATCTGACTGTCTCCCCGAGGTGACGAGGATGGCTCGTAAGTTCACCCACATCTCGTCCCTGCTGCAGTACCTGTGTCTGTCGCTCACCTGCATGTGTGAGGCCTGGGAGGACATCCTCATGCAGATGGACGCCAGGCTCACCAAGTTCGTTCAG GAAAAGAACACCAGCACTCAGGTTCAGGATGAGTTTCTGGAGCTGTTGCTATGGGGACAGTCCAG TCCTGAACTTCAGGCCCTTCTAATGAACCAGCTTACGGTGAAG GGGCTGAAGAAGCTTGGTCATTCCATAGAATCCTCCTACACTAGCATCCAGAAACTGGTCATCAGCCACCTTCAGAG tGGTTCAGAAGCTCTTCTGTACCACCTCAGTGAGGTGAAGGGGATGTCTCTATGGAAACAGAAATTCCAGCCTCTGGGTCTGGACTCTGCTGCCATCGAAG ATGCCATCACAGCTGTGGGTTCCTTTATTCTAAAGGCCAATGAATTACTACA GGTGATAGACAAGAGCATGAAGAACTTCAAGGCTTTCTTCCGGTGGTTGTATGTAG CCATGCTGAGGATGTCTGAAGACCACGTTCCCCCTGAACTGAACAAG atgacccagaaggaCATTGCGTTCGTGGcggacttcctgtctgaacaCTTCAGTGAG AACGAAGAGCTGTTTGACCGGAAAGGGAAGTACTTCAATGTAGAGCGAGTCGGCCAG TACCTgaaggacgaggatgaggaccTTGTGTCTCCGCCCAACACTCAGGGGAACCAATGGCTGAAGTTCCTGCAGGAGAGCACGCACCTGAAAG AGAGCCCCCTGCTGTTCCCTACTTACCCTCAGAAGTCGCTGCACTTCGTCAAGAGGATGATGGAGGCCGTGATCGAACTGTGCCTGCAGAAACCTGCG GAGGTCATTGGGAGGTCGGTGAAGCAAGCCGCGTGTGTGTCCCTGTATAGCATACctgaaag TTCGGAAAACACCCCCCGCCTCTTTGAGCTTCCGTCACT GTGGAACGACAGGAAGTCCAACATGCACACTGTGGTGTTCTGTATGCCGGAGGTCTCTCCCTGCAAACTGTTCCTGCTCAGAAAACCCACCGACCCCCACAG GTCTGTTTCTAACAGTCTTATGGCGATAGATCTAAGTGGTGTGTTCATCTCCAGTGTTGATGCAGCCCAGCCAGGAGTCCA TACCGGCCGTGTCTACAGTTGCCGCGACGCCCGTTTCTATGATGACGAGACGCTGACAGTGGTGCTGGGGGcatgcgaggaggaggagggaagtggCCGTGTCCTGGCCCAGCTCCCCCTAGGCCCCGCCCTGAGGCGCCAGGAAGACTTCAGCTGGGACCTCTCCCTGAG GTTGGACCAGCAGAGTGCCGCCATCCCGGCGCAGGGGCTGGTGGTGGAGAGCCAGTGGAGGGGCCTGGACAGCATGACTGCCCACTACGTAGCTGTGAACGGGATCCGCAAAGTGGCCTGTGTG